A single region of the Oreochromis niloticus isolate F11D_XX linkage group LG19, O_niloticus_UMD_NMBU, whole genome shotgun sequence genome encodes:
- the si:ch211-67f13.7 gene encoding uncharacterized protein si:ch211-67f13.7 — protein MKTKWYSIILWSVLSLGLLSSAVDTYESPLKRRKVVFKLPLAKYRESNRRLPAGTPPEPQRGYRGSYSASAPVTLGPIRPGKPELKIQSDFAYLPDVSVTCSTSDFVVRIKPAFYGLGAEAEELLLGSSCKSNGLLRPYGDLLFSYPLTACDGVREMPHGYLVYKFVLHYEPSPKRFPSRAHRVDVDIECRYPRNHHVHQLAVQPTWETVVFRKRLKSRRTDYQITLMDDSWSRPVTTRVYQLGQKVHIQVSAPHLPAGGKLYIRSCYVAPSSGSKSSPKYSIIDNFGCMLDSKGDLGASEFVSRTDRTVRLSMLAFQFTADPNTEVSIHCRLFVTSEDPSPVYKSCTYRGNRWRALTGDDSICECCESRCVTPKPRRAIMKGSASSGSLLVSDQSYTVKDQFLPLSLPQDSIRKQRTTNRYSDEKHRRDKILGKAVKYNDGEEESGPAFGAMTGLDLDEFGFGERVLKGKWNESEVKHLDKLREEGSPYEKEDSDERSENEVNDIEQAIDLNQKESEMISHRVQLEHSPLSEIDVQPPDSRDEGGNGTHGGKEVEVEEKGLMMSHEVQWKNDSRLADAEDGEEMTWYFFWR, from the exons ATGAAAACAAAGTGGTATTCCATTATTTTGTGGAGCGTTTTATCACTTGGCCTTCTAAGCTCTGCGGTGGACACGTATGAATCTCCGCTTAAGAGAAGGAAAGTGGTTTTCAAACTTCCATTAGCTAAATACAGAGAATCCAACCGGAGGCTACCTGCCGGCACACCTCCAGAGCCTCAGCGGGGTTACCGAGGGTCCTATTCCGCTTCAGCACCTGTGACACTTGGACCCATACGACCAGGGAAACCCGAGCTAAAGATCCAGTCAGACTTTGCTTACCTCCCGGATGTCTCTGTAACCTGCTCCACATCTGACTTTGTCGTCAGGATCAAACCAGCTTTCTACGGTCTGGGCGCAGAAGCAGAGGAACTGCTGTTAGGAAGCAGCTGTAAAAGCAACGGGCTTCTTAGACCATACGGCGACCTTCTTTTCTCGTATCCCCTGACCGCCTGTGATGGCGTGCGTGAG ATGCCCCACGGATATCTGGTTTATAAATTCGTGCTCCATTATGAGCCGTCGCCAAAACGATTCCCAAGCAGAGCGCACCGGGTGGATGTAGATATTGAATGCCGCTACCCAAG GAACCATCATGTGCACCAACTGGCTGTCCAACCAACATGGGAAACAGTTGTTTTCCGTAAAAGGCTGAAAAGTCGTCGCACGGACTACCAGATTACCCTGATGGATG ATTCATGGAGTAGACCGGTCACCACTCGGGTCTACCAGCTTGGGCAAAAGGTTCATATCCAGGTTTCTGCTCCTCATCTACCTGCCGGAGGAAAACTCTACATACGTAGCTGCTATGTAGCTCCATCTAGTGGCTCTAAATCGTCCCCGAAATACTCCATCATAGACAACTTTGG CTGTATGCTGGACAGCAAGGGAGACCTGGGGGCCTCTGAGTTTGTTTCCCGGACAGACAGGACCGTGAGACTTTCCATGCTGGCTTTTCAGTTTACTGCTGATCCAAACACTGAG GTCAGTATTCACTGCAGGTTATTTGTCACATCAGAGGATCCAAGTCCTGTGTACAAATCCTGCACGTACAGGGGCAACAG GTGGAGGGCGCTTACTGGTGATGACTCCATATGTGAATGTTGCGAGTCCCGGTGTGTGACTCCTAAGCCCCGGAGGGCTATAATGAAAG GTTCTGCCAGCAGTGGGTCATTGCTGGTGTCGGATCAGTCGTACACAGTAAAGGACCAGTTTCTACCACTCAGCCTCCCTCAGGACAGCATAAGAAAACAGAGGACCACAAATCGTTACAGTGATGAGAAGCACCGCCGTGACAAGATTTTGGGGAAAGCAGTAAAGTATAATGATGGTGAAGAAGAAAGTGGACCTGCATTTGGAGCGATGACAGGACTTGATTTAGATGAGTTTGGTTTTGGGGAGAGGGTCTTAAAGGGCAAGTGGAATGAATCTGAGGTGAAGCATTTAGATAAATTGAGGGAGGAGGGGTCACCGTATGAAAAAGAGGATTCAGATGAGAGAAGTGAAAATGAAGTTAATGACATAGAGCAAGCGATTGATCTGAATCAGAAGGAAAGTGAAATGATTAGTCACAGGGTGCAGCTGGAGCATTCGCCACTGTCGGAGATTGATGTACAGCCACCTGATTCTAGAGATGAGGGAGGAAACGGGACACATGGAGGAAAGGAGGTGGAGGTTGAGGAGAAGGGGTTGATGATGTCACACGAGGTGCAGTGGAAGAACGACAGCAGGCTAGCTGATGCAGAAGATGGCGAGGAGATGACGTGGTATTTTTTTTGGAGGTAG
- the LOC100711753 gene encoding sodium-dependent lysophosphatidylcholine symporter 1-B — MARGEGAEQYAATLLSVKPLKADIKTVKLKTQRNRLSVFSKLCYAFGGAPYQITGTALGFFLQIYLLDVAQLDPFYASIILFVGRAWDAITDPTVGFLVSRSRSTRIGRMMPWIIFSTPFAVLTYLLIWYVPPFEEGKVIWYLVFYCLFQSMQTCFHVPYSALTMFISRDQKERDSATAYRMMVEVLGTVLGTAIQGQIIGGNSNCPTESDAPYSTNSSSVNTTIVSLDQTKQAYLVASGVICIIYVLCAAILFFGVKEQKETGRDKSEPLTFAQGLRLVMCHGPYIKLVIGFLFTSLAFMLLEGNFALFITYALGHRKDFQNILLVIMLSGALTIPWWQWFLTRFGKKKAAYFGISWAVPFMILIVSVKSNLIVSYLVSVAAGVSVAAAFLLPWSMLPDVVDDFKVQNPDIRGHEALFYSFYVFFIKFASGVSLGISTLSLKFAGYVTGECSQPEAVSMTLKVLVSPVPVVLIAVGLLILKTYPIDEERRQGNRKLLQAMFDSETDSESEPSDHGSSV, encoded by the exons ATGGCACGAGGAGAGGGCGCCGAGCAGTACGCGGCGACTTTACTGTCAGTCAAACCGCTCAAAGCGGACATCAAGACGGTGAAG CTGAAGACCCAGAGAAATCGTCTGTCTGTGTTCAGTAAACTGTGCTATGCCTTTGGTGGGGCTCCCTACCAGATCACAGGCACCGCTCTTGGCTTCTTCCTCCAAATCTACTTGCTCGATGTGGCACAG CTGGACCCCTTCTATGCCTCCATCATCCTGTTTGTGGGAAGGGCCTGGGATGCGATCACAGACCCTACAGTGGGTTTCCTGGTGAGCCGGAGTAGATCCACCCGCATTGGCCGCATGATGCCGTG GATCATTTTCTCCACCCCGTTTGCAGTGCTCACTTACCTCCTGATCTGGTACGTGCCTCCATTTGAAGAGGGGAAGGTCATTTGGTATCTGGTCTTTTACTGCCTTTTCCAGTCAATGCAGACG TGCTTCCATGTGCCATATTCAGCCCTCACCATGTTCATCAGCAGGGACCAGAAAGAGCGAGACTCTGCGACAGCCTACA ggatgatggtggaggtgcTGGGCACAGTGCTGGGCACTGCAATCCAGGGGCAGATAATAGGTGGCAATTCCAATTGTCCCACTGAGTCTGATGCGCCTTACAGCACAAACTCATCCAGTGTCAACACCACTATAGTCTCATTGGATCAGACG AAACAAGCTTACTTGGTTGCTTCAGGGGTCATATGCATCATCTATGTCCTGTGTGCTGCAATCTTGTTTTTTGGTGTGAAGGAGCAAAAAG AAACCGGGCGGGACAAGTCGGAGCCACTCACCTTTGCTCAGGGCCTGCGGTTGGTCATGTGTCACGGGCCGTATATCAAACTGGTCATCGGCTtcctcttcacctctcttgCTTTCATG CTGCTGGAGGGAAACTTTGCACTTTTTATCACCTACGCTCTCGGCCACAGGAAGGACTTTCAGAATATCCTTCTTGTCATCATG CTCTCTGGGGCTCTAACCATCCCTTGGTGGCAGTGGTTTCTAACCCGGTTCGGgaaaaagaaagcagcttactTTGGCATCTCG TGGGCAGTGCCCTTCATGATCCTGATCGTCTCTGTCAAAAGCAACCTGATCGTTTCTTACTTGGTCTCAGTGGCAGCAGGTGTGAGTGTAGCAGCAGCCTTCCTCCTGCCCTG GTCGATGCTTCCTGATGTAGTGGATGACTTCAAAGTTCAAAATCCAGACATCCGCGGTCATGAAGCCCTCTTCTACTCCTTCTATGTGTTCTTTATCAAGTTTGCCTCTGGGGTCTCCCTGGGTATCTCTACCCTCAGTTTGAA ATTTGCCGGCTATGTGACCGGGGAGTGCTCACAACCCGAGGCGGTCAGTATGACCCTGAAGGTGCTGGTCTCTCCCGTGCCCGTGGTTCTTATTGCCGTGGGACTGTTGATACTGAAGACTTACCCCATAGATGAGGAAAGGAGGCAAGGCAACCGAAAACTACTGCAGGCAATGTT CGACTCTGAAACGGATTCTGAATCTGAACCCTCAGATCATGGGAGCAGCGTCTAG